In Bactrocera oleae isolate idBacOlea1 chromosome 3, idBacOlea1, whole genome shotgun sequence, a genomic segment contains:
- the LOC106627173 gene encoding proteasome subunit beta type-5, producing MALAEIAGISNAKYLQNKNNPMSFAEQTYNLSNPYCLLAPPANGPVDIKALHAAGDKTGIKIDYHHGTTTLGFKYKGGVILAVDSRATGGQFIGSQEMKKIVEINKYLLGTLAGGAADCVYWDRVLAKECRLHELRNRKHISVAAASKIMANIAHEYKGMGLSMGMMLAGYDDKGAGLYYVDSEGSRSSGNVFSVGSGSIFAYGVLDSGYKYELEDEEAYDLGRRAIYHATFRDAYSGGIIRVYHLKEDGWIKISEDDCKELHYKYKDEKMQ from the exons atggcTTTGGCAGAAATTGCAGGCATTTCCAATGCTAAATACTTGCAGAATAAGAATAATCCAATGAGCTTTGCTGAACAGACCTACAACCTCAGCAATCCTTACTGCCTGTTGGCACCGCCAGCTAACGGC CCCGTCGATATAAAAGCACTGCATGCTGCTGGTGATAAAACTGGCATTAAGATTGATTATCATCATGGCACTACAACTTTGGGCTTCAAATATAAAGGTGGTGTCATTTTGGCCGTGGACTCGCGTGCGACAGGCGGACAATTTATTGGTTCACAAGAGATGaagaaaattgtcgaaatcaatAAATACTTATTGGGCACTTTGGCAGGCGGCGCTGCAGATTGTGTTTACTGGGATCGTGTGCTCGCCAAGGAATGCCGTTTGCATGAGTTGCGGAATAGAAAGCATATCTCGGTGGCTGCGGCTAGCAAAATAATGGCAAATATTGCGCACGAATACAAAGGCATGGGCTTGAGTATGGGCATGATGTTGGCTGGTTATGATGATAAAGGTGCTGGTCTGTACTATGTCGATTCGGAAGGTTCACGTTCGTCAGGAAATGTATTTTCCGTTGGTAGTGGTTCTATATTTGCTTATGGTGTGTTGGATTCGGGCTACAAGTATGAGTTGGAGGATGAGGAGGCTTATGATTTGGGACGTCGCGCTATCTATCATGCTACATTCAGGGATGCCTACTCTGGTGGCATTATACGTGTGTATCACTTGAAGGAAGACGGTTGGATCAAAATATCCGAAGATGATTGTAAAGAATtgcattataaatataaagatgaaaaaatgcaataa